One stretch of Rosistilla oblonga DNA includes these proteins:
- a CDS encoding DUF1549 and DUF1553 domain-containing protein, with protein sequence MRRLSLTLSAVLLSSAIALAAEPAAPAAATSGGPAPTAEVNLSVYPEEISLDTARDYQNFIAVVRRDDDVTLDVTETAKWTLADDKVAKLDGTKVTPLAEGATELVCNYGSSEIRIPVKVTRPGEKLPISFEKDIVPIMTRSGCNTGSCHGAKIGKDGFMISLFGYDPAGDYSRITREIGMRRINLAVPADSLFLTKATGAVTHTGGKLFDKDSVYYATILEWLENGAPNDATPPPAVSKLEIYPPQAVIEGAGSKQKFIAVAHYDDGTTRDVSNLAAFMTNNETSAAIDSEGNVTAGARGEAFIMARFETKTEGRQVIVLPENLKYEAPQITGNYIDQSVGKKLNQLRILPSGLCTDEEFLRRITLDITGQMPTEEEYQTFMNDTAPQKRSELIDRLLERKEFSEIWAMKFAQLLMIKSSNQVSYKSAFLYNQWLTDKFARNVPIDQMVRELLGATGGTFSSPATNYYQIETDTLKRAENVAQVFMGIRTQCAQCHNHPFDRWTQNDYYSFAAFFCQVGSKGAEDYRERIIYNRGSGEVKHVVTNKVSPPKFLGGEFADTKGKDRRVVLAEWLTSPENPYFATSIANRVWAHFMGVGIVEPVDDVRISNPASNQELFELLGTKLAEYKFDFRQLVRDICNSEAYQRSATSNESNKTDTRNFAYATVRRIPAEMLLDCISQVTNTKEKFRGLPLGARAVQIADGRTSTFFLTTFGRAPRDTVCDCEASTDPSLSQALHLLNSNTTNGKITQGKVVDELLAGDATPEQALERLYIRCLARKPTDAEKTELLATVAKAPSPKEGLEDIFWALLNSREFVFNH encoded by the coding sequence ATGCGTCGACTATCTCTGACACTCTCGGCAGTATTGTTGTCCAGTGCGATTGCGTTGGCGGCTGAACCAGCGGCCCCCGCAGCAGCCACTTCCGGCGGCCCCGCGCCAACGGCAGAGGTCAACTTGTCGGTCTATCCCGAAGAGATCTCGCTGGATACCGCTCGCGATTACCAGAACTTCATCGCCGTCGTCCGCCGCGACGACGACGTCACCTTGGATGTCACCGAAACCGCCAAGTGGACGCTTGCCGACGACAAGGTGGCCAAGCTCGACGGCACCAAAGTCACGCCGCTGGCCGAAGGGGCAACCGAGCTGGTTTGCAACTACGGATCGAGCGAAATTCGCATTCCCGTCAAAGTCACCCGGCCGGGCGAGAAGCTGCCGATCAGCTTCGAAAAGGACATCGTTCCGATCATGACTCGCAGCGGTTGCAACACCGGCAGCTGCCACGGAGCGAAGATCGGTAAAGATGGATTCATGATCAGCCTGTTCGGGTACGATCCCGCTGGCGATTACAGCCGCATCACCCGCGAAATCGGAATGCGTCGGATCAACCTAGCCGTTCCCGCCGACAGCCTGTTCCTGACGAAAGCGACTGGCGCCGTAACTCACACCGGCGGCAAGCTGTTCGACAAAGACAGCGTCTATTACGCCACGATCTTAGAATGGTTGGAGAACGGAGCTCCCAACGATGCCACGCCGCCACCAGCGGTTTCGAAGTTGGAGATCTATCCTCCACAAGCGGTTATCGAAGGTGCTGGCAGCAAGCAGAAGTTCATCGCAGTGGCACACTACGACGACGGCACCACGCGTGACGTTTCGAATCTCGCTGCGTTCATGACGAACAATGAAACATCGGCTGCCATCGATAGCGAAGGCAACGTGACCGCGGGTGCTCGCGGCGAAGCCTTCATCATGGCCCGCTTCGAAACGAAAACCGAAGGTCGCCAAGTGATCGTCCTTCCGGAAAACCTGAAGTACGAAGCACCACAAATCACCGGCAACTACATCGATCAATCGGTTGGCAAGAAGTTGAACCAACTGCGAATCCTGCCGAGCGGTTTGTGCACCGACGAAGAGTTCTTGCGTCGCATCACGTTGGACATCACCGGCCAGATGCCAACCGAAGAAGAATACCAAACATTCATGAACGACACCGCTCCGCAAAAGCGTAGCGAACTGATCGATCGACTGCTGGAACGCAAAGAATTCAGCGAAATCTGGGCGATGAAATTCGCTCAACTGCTGATGATCAAGAGCTCCAATCAAGTCAGCTACAAGTCGGCGTTTCTATACAACCAATGGTTGACCGACAAATTCGCTCGCAATGTTCCGATCGACCAGATGGTCCGCGAACTGCTTGGTGCGACCGGCGGTACGTTCAGCAGCCCCGCAACGAACTACTACCAGATCGAAACCGATACGCTCAAACGTGCCGAGAACGTGGCCCAAGTCTTTATGGGAATTCGCACCCAGTGCGCCCAGTGCCACAACCATCCGTTTGATCGCTGGACCCAAAACGATTACTACAGCTTCGCTGCGTTCTTCTGCCAAGTGGGCAGCAAGGGAGCAGAGGACTATCGCGAACGCATCATCTACAACCGTGGCAGCGGCGAAGTCAAACACGTCGTCACCAATAAGGTCAGCCCACCCAAGTTCTTGGGCGGTGAATTCGCTGACACCAAGGGCAAAGACCGTCGCGTCGTATTGGCCGAATGGTTGACCAGCCCCGAGAACCCGTACTTCGCGACAAGCATCGCCAACCGCGTCTGGGCTCACTTCATGGGCGTCGGAATCGTCGAACCTGTCGATGACGTGCGAATCAGTAACCCCGCTTCGAACCAAGAACTCTTCGAGTTGCTCGGTACCAAGCTGGCCGAATACAAGTTCGACTTCCGCCAACTGGTTCGCGACATCTGCAACAGCGAAGCGTACCAACGCAGTGCAACGTCCAACGAGAGCAACAAGACCGACACTCGCAACTTTGCTTACGCAACCGTTCGACGTATCCCGGCCGAAATGCTGCTCGACTGCATCAGCCAGGTAACCAATACCAAAGAGAAGTTCCGCGGCTTGCCGCTGGGAGCTCGCGCGGTTCAGATCGCCGACGGCCGCACATCGACCTTCTTCCTGACAACCTTTGGTCGCGCTCCCCGCGATACGGTTTGCGATTGTGAAGCGTCGACCGATCCTTCGCTGTCGCAAGCGTTGCACCTGCTGAACAGCAACACCACCAACGGTAAGATCACGCAGGGCAAGGTTGTCGACGAATTGCTAGCGGGAGATGCGACTCCTGAACAAGCACTCGAACGACTCTACATCCGCTGCCTGGCTCGCAAACCGACCGATGCGGAGAAAACCGAACTGCTGGCGACAGTCGCAAAAGCGCCATCTCCCAAGGAAGGACTCGAAGATATTTTCTGGGCTTTGCTAAACAGCCGAGAATTTGTTTTCAACCACTGA
- a CDS encoding c-type cytochrome domain-containing protein — protein sequence MKRITFLLLVASSFGTLHAADEKPTDKPKLNYIDHVLPIFRQNCLKCHNANDAKGGLAIDSYAALMEGGGSGEVVFEGDSGSSRLYQVMTHEDTPVMPPNSEPLPKEQLDIIKNWIDGGVLENSGSKVKKKKGPSLSFTAMDAGGKPEVISMPESVWRVPVITTQRNAASSAIATSPWAPLMAVGGQRQVSLYNTDTAQLEGILPFPEGVPQTIRFSADGAYLLVSGGTHASLGVAALYDVKTGERMFRVGDELDTAFGADMNDNMSRVALGGPEKMLRIFDTSTGEKLFDLKKHTDWIYCVDYSPDGILVASGDRSGGLHVWEADTGRLYMDLIGHTAAVRGISWRADSNVLASCSEDGTVKLWEMTEGKQLKSFRAHGGGATGIMMAKDGRIATCGKDRTIKLWDANGGAIATLPAFGEPALEVALTHDGSKIVGGDWSGRTVLWSVADPKLAQEIDPNPPTLEEQQAAQAKQVAELQKALAAADAAQAAAQKAADTSKAAHDAAVAKLAATQAAIKKANEDKAAAEKLLADLTAQKDAETKRLSKAKQKVATLTKQSQDASTQMAAMTKAATEALARRDAARKEKTTVAAAIAKLATEMTAPTQAKAAAEAKLQELAKVQTTTTASEKTAAEALTAAENVLKAAQTKLATVTKQLADLEPALATASQKMTAATAEQKKGTDRIAELGPMIASAEAALTEKNAAVAALQKQVDEASDEAQKKTLTEQLAAAQAEAKTATDAKATLDQQLAEANAAKAKADEQLAFLTAANAAMGKQKTDASASLAATQKEVADLTAKRDAAKKAREALVAQLATYASEIAAVTKSRQEAETQLAAMAKQNADLTAKQTALTATDSKEEAARAAAEAKAAELKKTVDAVAPMLAAAEGEAKTVAAKLAEVTAKMTAQPAEIAKLATVVEKTTAQIPVVEKQIADAKAGLDKAVAGVAKAKADADASRANVAAAQQRLDGLKTELVAFQGMAAKLAQEQAAAEAEAEAKRKAMEAEAAAAEKVAASMAAREAQLKQIEENMKKLQAQLAEMQKAQAAEQQSLSGIQAKVAELEAATDDALSEAEAKKEKAEFFQSAYGT from the coding sequence ATGAAACGTATCACCTTTCTCCTGTTGGTTGCCTCGTCGTTTGGTACTTTGCACGCGGCCGATGAAAAGCCGACCGACAAGCCAAAGTTGAACTACATCGATCACGTTCTGCCGATCTTCCGGCAAAACTGTTTGAAGTGTCACAACGCAAACGATGCCAAGGGTGGTCTGGCAATCGACAGCTACGCCGCATTGATGGAAGGTGGCGGTAGTGGCGAAGTCGTCTTCGAAGGCGATTCGGGCAGCAGTCGTCTGTACCAAGTGATGACGCACGAGGACACTCCGGTGATGCCTCCGAATTCGGAGCCGTTGCCCAAGGAACAGCTCGACATCATCAAGAACTGGATCGATGGCGGCGTGCTGGAAAACAGCGGCAGTAAGGTCAAGAAAAAGAAGGGCCCTTCGCTTTCGTTCACCGCGATGGATGCCGGCGGAAAACCCGAAGTCATCTCGATGCCCGAATCAGTGTGGCGAGTCCCCGTGATCACGACTCAACGCAACGCGGCATCGTCGGCGATTGCGACTAGCCCTTGGGCACCGCTGATGGCTGTTGGCGGACAACGTCAGGTATCGCTTTACAACACCGACACCGCTCAACTGGAAGGCATCCTACCATTCCCCGAAGGCGTTCCGCAAACCATCCGCTTCAGTGCCGATGGTGCCTACCTGTTGGTATCGGGCGGTACCCATGCCTCGTTGGGCGTCGCCGCTCTTTACGACGTGAAGACGGGAGAACGTATGTTCCGCGTCGGCGACGAACTGGACACCGCGTTTGGAGCCGACATGAACGACAATATGTCGCGCGTCGCGCTTGGCGGTCCAGAAAAGATGCTGCGGATCTTCGACACGTCGACTGGCGAAAAGCTGTTCGATCTCAAGAAACACACCGATTGGATCTACTGTGTCGACTACAGCCCCGATGGAATTTTGGTTGCATCGGGTGACCGCTCTGGCGGACTTCACGTTTGGGAAGCCGATACCGGGCGACTGTACATGGATCTGATCGGCCACACCGCCGCGGTTCGGGGAATCTCCTGGCGTGCCGACTCCAACGTATTGGCCAGCTGCAGCGAAGACGGCACCGTCAAATTGTGGGAGATGACCGAAGGGAAGCAATTGAAAAGCTTCCGCGCACATGGCGGCGGAGCTACCGGAATCATGATGGCCAAAGACGGCCGAATTGCGACCTGCGGCAAGGACCGAACGATCAAGTTGTGGGACGCCAATGGCGGTGCGATCGCTACGCTTCCTGCGTTTGGCGAACCAGCATTGGAAGTCGCACTCACGCACGATGGATCGAAGATTGTCGGCGGCGATTGGTCGGGACGCACCGTTTTGTGGAGCGTAGCCGATCCTAAACTGGCTCAGGAAATCGATCCCAATCCACCGACACTGGAAGAACAACAAGCCGCTCAAGCGAAACAAGTCGCCGAGTTGCAGAAGGCATTGGCAGCAGCCGACGCCGCTCAAGCAGCAGCTCAAAAGGCAGCCGACACATCCAAGGCAGCTCACGATGCCGCAGTCGCGAAACTGGCGGCAACTCAAGCTGCGATCAAGAAAGCCAACGAAGACAAGGCGGCTGCAGAGAAGTTGCTGGCCGACCTGACTGCACAGAAGGATGCCGAGACCAAACGGCTGAGCAAAGCGAAACAGAAAGTTGCGACGCTGACAAAGCAGAGCCAAGATGCCAGCACTCAAATGGCTGCGATGACCAAAGCCGCGACTGAAGCGTTGGCGCGACGCGACGCAGCTCGCAAGGAAAAGACGACCGTCGCAGCGGCGATCGCCAAACTTGCCACCGAGATGACCGCCCCTACCCAGGCGAAAGCGGCTGCCGAAGCCAAGCTGCAGGAACTGGCGAAGGTCCAAACGACAACCACCGCAAGCGAGAAGACAGCTGCCGAAGCGTTGACCGCCGCGGAAAATGTGCTCAAGGCTGCTCAAACCAAGCTGGCGACAGTCACCAAGCAATTGGCTGACCTCGAACCTGCATTGGCAACCGCGTCGCAGAAGATGACCGCAGCGACTGCCGAACAGAAGAAGGGCACCGACCGCATCGCCGAACTCGGTCCCATGATCGCCAGTGCCGAAGCGGCGCTCACCGAAAAGAACGCTGCGGTTGCTGCGTTGCAAAAGCAGGTCGACGAAGCGAGCGACGAAGCTCAAAAGAAGACCTTGACCGAACAATTGGCGGCGGCTCAAGCAGAAGCGAAAACTGCGACCGACGCCAAGGCAACTCTCGACCAACAGTTGGCCGAAGCGAACGCAGCCAAGGCGAAGGCCGACGAACAGCTGGCCTTCCTGACCGCCGCCAACGCGGCGATGGGCAAGCAGAAGACCGATGCATCCGCTTCACTGGCAGCGACGCAAAAAGAGGTTGCCGACCTGACTGCGAAACGCGATGCAGCCAAGAAGGCTCGCGAGGCGTTGGTCGCTCAACTGGCTACCTACGCAAGCGAGATCGCAGCGGTCACCAAGAGCCGCCAAGAAGCTGAAACGCAACTGGCGGCGATGGCGAAGCAGAACGCTGACCTGACGGCCAAGCAAACCGCGTTGACGGCGACCGACAGCAAAGAAGAAGCTGCCCGCGCGGCGGCCGAAGCGAAAGCTGCAGAGCTAAAGAAAACCGTCGACGCTGTCGCTCCGATGCTCGCCGCAGCAGAAGGCGAAGCCAAAACCGTCGCTGCGAAACTTGCCGAGGTCACCGCCAAGATGACCGCTCAACCAGCGGAGATCGCAAAACTGGCGACTGTGGTTGAAAAGACGACTGCTCAAATCCCTGTCGTCGAAAAACAGATCGCCGACGCCAAAGCGGGCTTGGACAAAGCTGTCGCCGGAGTCGCAAAAGCGAAAGCTGACGCCGATGCTTCGCGAGCCAACGTCGCCGCGGCTCAACAGCGTTTGGATGGCTTGAAAACCGAACTGGTTGCGTTCCAAGGGATGGCTGCCAAGTTGGCCCAGGAGCAAGCGGCTGCCGAAGCGGAAGCCGAAGCGAAACGCAAAGCGATGGAAGCCGAAGCGGCTGCCGCCGAAAAGGTCGCGGCATCGATGGCTGCTCGCGAAGCGCAACTGAAGCAGATCGAAGAGAACATGAAAAAGCTGCAAGCTCAGCTGGCTGAGATGCAAAAAGCTCAAGCGGCTGAACAGCAGAGCCTGTCGGGCATCCAAGCCAAGGTTGCCGAATTGGAAGCTGCGACCGACGACGCGTTGTCCGAAGCCGAGGCCAAGAAGGAGAAGGCTGAATTCTTCCAATCGGCCTACGGCACCTAA
- a CDS encoding Gfo/Idh/MocA family protein: MSSNDDYGLSKPKAVVAIDPPAIDYRPPTPRNSDRKIALIGAGGISQSHLAAYRRAGFNVAAIVDRTLSKAEAMRDQYFPDAETLTDYRALLTRDDLEVFDVTPHPADRLPILEDAIAAGKHVLSQKPLVLDLDDGQRLASLAAQHRVQLAVNQNGRWAPHFRYMLQAVRSGLIGDVVSIDFALQWDQTWIAGFEALEQIDHLILFDFGIHWFDITTCLMAGQTPRNVWALATKQREQKYRPAALATAVVEYPGAQVRIAFNGHVTRGESDVTTIVGTHGTLRSQGPGLNDQPRIDGFLPDGTFHAALEGCWFEQGFQGAMAELLCAIEDDRVPEHNATQNLESLALCFAAVESANSGRVVPVGSVRRIENQRG, encoded by the coding sequence ATGAGCTCAAACGACGATTATGGGCTCAGCAAACCCAAGGCGGTTGTCGCGATCGATCCGCCAGCGATCGATTACCGCCCGCCGACGCCACGCAATTCCGATCGCAAGATCGCACTGATTGGTGCCGGCGGGATCAGCCAATCGCATCTAGCCGCCTACCGCCGGGCGGGTTTCAACGTCGCAGCGATTGTCGATCGCACGCTCTCCAAAGCGGAAGCGATGCGGGACCAATACTTCCCGGACGCCGAAACGCTTACCGATTATCGAGCGTTACTGACGCGCGACGATCTGGAAGTCTTCGACGTGACGCCGCATCCCGCCGACCGATTGCCGATCCTTGAAGATGCGATCGCCGCCGGCAAACATGTGCTGAGCCAAAAGCCGCTGGTGCTCGATCTCGACGACGGCCAGCGCTTAGCCTCGCTGGCAGCGCAGCATCGCGTGCAGCTTGCGGTCAACCAAAACGGCCGCTGGGCACCTCACTTCCGCTACATGTTGCAAGCGGTCCGATCGGGCTTGATCGGCGACGTCGTTTCGATCGACTTTGCGTTGCAGTGGGATCAGACCTGGATCGCGGGATTCGAAGCGTTGGAGCAGATCGACCATCTGATCCTGTTCGATTTTGGGATCCATTGGTTCGACATCACGACCTGCCTGATGGCGGGCCAGACACCGCGAAACGTCTGGGCCTTGGCGACTAAACAACGCGAGCAAAAGTACCGCCCTGCAGCATTGGCCACCGCGGTCGTCGAATACCCTGGCGCTCAAGTGCGGATCGCGTTTAACGGTCACGTCACGCGCGGGGAATCGGACGTCACGACGATCGTTGGCACCCATGGCACGCTGCGATCGCAGGGCCCTGGACTGAACGACCAACCTCGGATCGACGGTTTCCTGCCCGACGGGACGTTCCACGCAGCGCTCGAAGGCTGTTGGTTCGAACAAGGATTTCAAGGAGCGATGGCAGAGCTGTTGTGCGCAATCGAAGACGATCGAGTGCCGGAGCACAATGCCACGCAGAACCTCGAATCGTTAGCACTCTGTTTTGCCGCGGTCGAAAGCGCCAATTCGGGACGCGTGGTTCCCGTCGGTAGCGTCCGGCGAATCGAGAATCAACGCGGTTGA
- a CDS encoding HEAT repeat domain-containing protein, whose product MNHDQSSNPFAYRRQRRFAGWPWWAAIGVVIVLTVFVVPRVCNWFLLNQLTQGIEDLPLGTQTERLQAIGHLGVPGIPVLVKSLGHRDRGVARSSLQVLKSMQDQMMQKGDAEGAACHFELTRQLADQLPQIPQDRHPWVGELLNQTLLDTLDIELQRAKTSYRTATSLLSQLVLPVDASANAPLLATAAPATPQSLPTNLTNEAEFLPNLQPLAVAPATQSPASQNVLDENLWVDPTRRPPPTPAAELVETSSLEPEMLTSGPAATEAPVTLPMGGSAPILSAGGYSTDGALEAYSTRAVIDLLSSIRKPLASAARSELIQRGFQPVDLSLAIRLASTNADVRNSLIDDITNRSDVDPRRWLLWLAEDAERSVRLRALAALGTMRDPNVAKELRSLLSTEQDPAVAARIRQALVR is encoded by the coding sequence ATGAACCACGACCAATCAAGCAACCCGTTCGCCTATCGGCGTCAACGGCGTTTCGCCGGTTGGCCCTGGTGGGCGGCGATCGGCGTGGTGATCGTGCTGACGGTGTTTGTCGTGCCACGCGTCTGCAATTGGTTTTTGTTGAACCAGCTTACCCAAGGGATCGAAGATCTTCCATTGGGAACCCAGACCGAAAGATTGCAAGCGATCGGGCATTTGGGAGTTCCGGGGATTCCGGTCTTGGTCAAATCGCTGGGCCATCGCGATCGCGGCGTCGCCCGCAGTTCGCTGCAGGTGCTCAAGTCGATGCAGGACCAGATGATGCAGAAGGGGGACGCCGAGGGAGCCGCTTGCCATTTCGAGCTGACCCGCCAACTGGCCGACCAGCTGCCGCAGATCCCGCAGGATCGCCATCCCTGGGTCGGTGAACTTTTGAATCAAACGCTGCTCGATACCTTGGATATCGAACTGCAACGCGCCAAGACCAGCTACCGCACCGCCACGTCGCTGCTGTCGCAATTAGTTCTGCCAGTCGACGCGAGTGCAAACGCTCCGCTTTTGGCGACCGCAGCCCCTGCAACGCCTCAGTCGCTGCCGACGAATCTCACCAACGAGGCGGAGTTCCTGCCCAATCTGCAGCCGTTAGCGGTCGCTCCTGCAACGCAGTCACCAGCTTCGCAAAACGTGCTCGATGAAAACCTGTGGGTCGATCCGACGCGGCGACCTCCGCCCACGCCGGCTGCCGAGTTGGTGGAGACGAGTTCGTTAGAACCGGAGATGTTGACCAGTGGGCCGGCGGCTACCGAAGCTCCCGTGACGCTTCCGATGGGTGGTTCCGCACCGATCCTGTCGGCTGGGGGTTATTCGACCGACGGCGCGTTGGAAGCCTATTCGACGCGGGCTGTGATCGATCTGTTGTCGAGCATCCGCAAACCGTTGGCTTCAGCGGCACGCAGTGAATTGATTCAACGCGGTTTTCAGCCGGTCGATCTTAGTCTGGCGATCCGGTTGGCTTCCACCAACGCTGACGTTCGCAACAGTTTGATCGATGACATCACGAACCGATCCGATGTCGATCCGCGTCGGTGGTTGCTGTGGTTAGCCGAAGACGCGGAGCGGAGCGTGCGTTTGAGAGCCTTGGCTGCATTGGGCACGATGCGCGACCCCAACGTGGCGAAAGAGTTACGGTCGTTGCTGTCGACCGAACAGGATCCGGCGGTCGCGGCGAGAATCCGCCAAGCGTTGGTCCGATAG
- the mnmE gene encoding tRNA uridine-5-carboxymethylaminomethyl(34) synthesis GTPase MnmE → MFATQETIAAIASPPGGAIRGIVRISGPDTTRILQTLCPADCCFPKTASRIGTSIDLGDPLGNVDASVLLWPNERCYTGMPSAEIHLPGAAPILNAALERLLHHGARMAEPGEFTMRAFLAGRLDLTEAEAVLGVIDADDKRTLDAALRQLSGGLSGPLNQLRTELLNLLAHLEAGLDFVEEDIEFITQAELSSNVQRIADQIQAINDQMTTRSGTTGPPQVVMRGDPNAGKSSLINALGGEEVAIVSELAGTTRDCVERTLDCDGLTVRLIDTAGIEEVDDAINQQAQALGDQAHREADLLLVCVDLTQPALRPWQLELQSTTTEQPKNGQHILFVGTKRDRCDELPPWAGDDWVLTSSLTDQGIDQLRTRIGQQLQSADAVESTTVSSTAVRCRETLTQATEALTNALQVIEHQLGEELVAAELRFALDAIGRVTGVVYTDDILDRIFSEFCIGK, encoded by the coding sequence ATGTTTGCGACTCAGGAAACGATCGCCGCGATAGCATCTCCGCCCGGCGGAGCGATCCGCGGCATCGTGCGGATCAGCGGCCCCGATACGACGCGTATTTTGCAGACGCTGTGCCCGGCCGACTGTTGTTTTCCCAAAACAGCCTCGCGGATCGGCACCTCGATCGACCTGGGCGATCCGCTGGGGAACGTCGATGCTAGCGTGCTGTTATGGCCCAACGAGCGCTGCTACACGGGAATGCCCAGCGCCGAGATCCACCTGCCGGGCGCCGCACCGATCTTGAATGCAGCCTTAGAGCGTTTGTTGCATCACGGGGCGCGGATGGCCGAACCGGGCGAGTTTACGATGCGCGCTTTCCTGGCTGGCCGTTTGGACCTGACCGAAGCCGAAGCGGTCTTGGGCGTGATCGATGCCGACGACAAGCGGACTCTCGATGCGGCGCTGCGGCAGCTGTCCGGCGGCCTCTCGGGACCGCTGAACCAATTGCGAACCGAGCTGCTGAATTTGCTAGCTCATCTCGAAGCGGGACTCGATTTTGTCGAAGAGGATATCGAGTTCATCACGCAGGCGGAACTTTCGTCGAACGTCCAACGGATCGCTGATCAGATCCAAGCGATCAACGACCAGATGACAACTCGCAGCGGAACCACGGGGCCGCCTCAGGTCGTGATGCGAGGCGATCCGAATGCTGGCAAAAGCAGCCTGATCAACGCGTTGGGAGGCGAGGAGGTAGCGATCGTTTCGGAGCTCGCTGGCACGACGCGCGATTGTGTCGAACGGACGCTCGATTGCGACGGGCTGACGGTTCGTTTGATCGATACCGCAGGAATCGAAGAGGTCGACGACGCGATCAATCAACAAGCCCAAGCGTTGGGAGACCAAGCGCACCGTGAAGCCGATCTGTTGCTGGTCTGCGTCGACCTGACACAACCCGCGCTGCGGCCGTGGCAATTAGAATTGCAATCCACCACCACGGAACAGCCGAAAAACGGGCAACACATTTTGTTTGTCGGGACCAAACGGGATCGCTGCGACGAGCTACCACCGTGGGCAGGCGACGACTGGGTGCTGACCAGCAGCTTGACCGATCAAGGGATCGACCAGCTGCGAACTCGGATCGGGCAACAGCTGCAAAGCGCCGACGCCGTCGAATCGACGACGGTATCCTCGACAGCGGTCCGCTGCCGCGAAACGCTCACCCAAGCGACCGAAGCGCTCACCAACGCCCTGCAGGTGATCGAGCACCAATTGGGCGAAGAACTTGTCGCCGCGGAACTCCGCTTTGCCCTCGATGCGATCGGTCGGGTGACGGGTGTCGTCTACACCGACGACATTTTGGATCGCATCTTCAGCGAATTCTGCATCGGCAAATAA
- a CDS encoding type 1 glutamine amidotransferase domain-containing protein — MPSLTGHKILVFVGDIYEDLELWYPKLRLIEAGAEVVVAGPAANTNYAGKNGYPCVSDTAIDDMDAADFTGLVVPGGFMPDKLRRDPKVLQIVRDFHEAGKPIGAICHGGWIPISAGVYKGIRVTGSPGIKDDLINAGAIWEDAAVVIDRHHVTSRRPDDLPDFCRGLIEVLAAG; from the coding sequence ATGCCCTCATTAACTGGCCACAAAATCTTGGTCTTTGTCGGAGATATCTACGAGGACTTGGAACTGTGGTACCCCAAGCTCCGCCTGATCGAAGCGGGAGCCGAGGTGGTCGTCGCCGGCCCCGCCGCCAACACGAACTATGCTGGTAAAAACGGCTATCCCTGCGTTTCCGATACCGCGATCGATGACATGGATGCTGCCGATTTCACCGGCCTTGTCGTCCCCGGCGGCTTCATGCCCGACAAGCTTCGCCGCGATCCGAAGGTCCTGCAGATCGTCCGCGATTTTCATGAGGCGGGTAAACCGATCGGCGCGATCTGCCACGGCGGTTGGATTCCGATTTCCGCCGGCGTTTACAAGGGGATCCGCGTGACCGGATCGCCCGGGATCAAAGACGATCTGATCAACGCCGGTGCGATTTGGGAAGATGCTGCCGTCGTGATCGATCGCCATCATGTCACCAGTCGCCGCCCCGACGATCTGCCCGATTTCTGCCGCGGGTTGATCGAAGTCCTAGCGGCCGGGTAG